A single region of the Raphanus sativus cultivar WK10039 chromosome 1, ASM80110v3, whole genome shotgun sequence genome encodes:
- the LOC130508742 gene encoding KH domain-containing protein At1g09660/At1g09670-like codes for MMESGAGLLAMEERILPGSFFQFPLPGFSASPNRLSPCPPPPPPTGRERYLAELLQERQKLGPFSQLMPHCCRLLNQEIRRVSSLSDLDRYEPDSPFRSPALLPPTNGKLDFDGWSMMQAEENFHHQRASPFRAPVGWGLHSPPPIVKRVIRLDVPVDQFPTFNFVGRILGPRGNSLKRVELATQCRVFIRGRGSVKDTLKEEKLKGKPGYEHLSEPLHLLIEAELPEDIINSRLEHAVHFLESLLKPMDESVDHYKREQLKELAALNGTLREESPSPSLSPCLSPSMSPFNTKRAKTGQ; via the exons ATGATGGAATCGGGGGCTGGTCTCTTGGCGATGGAAGAGAGGATCCTACCGGGAAGCTTCTTCCAGTTTCCTCTTCCTGGATTCAGTGCTTCTCCCAATCGGTTATCTCCTTGTCCTCCTCCCCCTCCTCCCACTGGTCGTGAGAG GTACTTGGCTGAATTGCTGCAAGAGAGGCAAAAGTTGGGTCCTTTCTCACAACTTATGCCACATTGCTGCAGACTACTTAATCAAG AAATTCGGAGGGTCTCAAGTTTATCCGACCTTGATAGATATGAGCCTGACAGTCCATTTAGATCGCCTGCTCTTCTGCCCCCGACTAATGGAAAGCTTGATTTTGATGGATGGTCAATGATGCAAGCAGAG GAGAATTTTCATCACCAGAGAGCTTCCCCATTTCGTGCTCCAGTAGGCTGGGGACTCCATTCTCCTCCACCCATTGTGAAAAGAGTGATTAGGCTTGATGTGCCTGTCGATCAATTTCCAACC TTCAATTTCGTTGGGCGGATTCTCGGCCCGCGTGGGAACTCTCTAAAAAGAGTCGAGCTGGCAACACAGTGTAGGGTGTTTATTAGAGGACGAGGATCCGTCAAGGATACTCTCAAG GAGGAGAAACTCAAAGGTAAGCCAGGTTACGAGCATCTCAGTGAGCCACTACATTTACTGATCGAAGCCGAGCTTCCCGAGGACATAATCAACTCTCGATTGGAGCATGCAGTTCATTTCCTTGAGTCGCTCCTAAAGCCAATG gACGAATCAGTGGACCACTACAAGAGGGAACAGCTGAAGGAGTTAGCTGCTCTGAATGGTACGCTAAGGGAAGAGAGTCCAAGTCCGAGCTTGAGCCCTTGTCTGAGTCCGAGCATGTCCCCTTTCAACACCAAGCGTGCCAAGACTGGACAATAA